AGCTCAGCCGCCTGGTGTCGATCTGGTCGCGTCACTCGAACGAGCCGCACGGGCTGATCCACGCCGACCTGAGGCGCATCAGCGGGGGTCCGTCGGTCGCCCAGGCCAGCACCGAGCAGATCCAGAAACGCATCGACGTGCTGCGCGGTCGCCTGGGCCAGCGCGCCTGACCCGGGTACGATCGGTCGATGCTCGACGAGAATGTCCCCGATCGGTGGACCGTGCGCGCCGACCCCGAGGCGGCACCCGAGGCGGTCGTCGAGCGCTTCGGCGGCGGGTACCGGCTGAGCCGGTGGAGTCCGACCGACGCCGAGCCGGCCCGGCTGGGCGTCTACACGTCCCCGGAACTCGCCGAGACCGCCTGGTGGCGACTCGTCGACCGCGAGCAGGGTCAGGGCAGGCGCACGATGTCGACCAGGCGGACGGGGCTCGAGGACGCCTGAGGGACGCCGCCCCGGGCCACGCGACCGTCGGCGCCGCTGATCGGGTCGAGCACCGACACGCCGTCGTCGCCGCACAGCAGCACCGGTCGGACCTCGAACGGTCGTCCTCGGCCGAGCGCCCGGAGCCCCTGGGCCCACCGACGGTCCGAGGGACGGGACGTCGCGGCCCCGACCCTCTCGAGGACGAACGCCACGGTCCCCGCGCCGAACTCCGTGGCGACGGCCGCCAGGGCGTCACCGTAGTGGTCCAGGGCGGAGGTGTCGGGCACCTCGGGGATGCCCTCGAGCGGAACCATGAGGGGCAGGGGGACGTCGTCGTCGTCGAAGAACAACGTCCAGAGCTGACGACGCACCGCCACGGGGACGATGGCCTCGACGTGTCGGACGAGGTCGCGGACGTCGCGCACGGGCGCGTGCGGATCGGCGACCCCTGCCGGGTCGGACGCGTCGCGGGGCCCGACCGGATCGGCGGGAGGGCGGTCGAGGGTGGTGTCGAGGACCGAGGTGAGTGTCATGGGTCGAGCATCTCGGGCCGCCACCACGCCCGGGGGGTTCTCCCCAGCCGCACCCGTCGACGACGGTCGACGCCGGGCTGGGGAGGACCGGTCAGCCCTGGAGTCGGACGGAGTCGCCGACGGCGACCGGTTCGGCTCCGTGGGCCGGTGCGCCGGAGAGTGCCCGGAGCGCCCGGCGGAGGACCGTGCTGGACGTGCTCATCGTGTACGGGAAGTAGACGACCTCGACCCCGACCGCGCCGAACTCCCGTTCGAGGCGAAGGCCCTTCTCGGTGCCCCGCCAGTCGTCGCCCTTGAAGAACACGTCGAAGCGCAGCTCGCGCCAGACGTCCATCTTGTCGGGCACGGTCTCGGCGTGGACGCCGTCCACGACGTCGATGTGACGGACGATCTCGAGTCGTTCGGCGAGGGGGACGACGGGCGAGATCCCCTTCGTGACCCGGAGCATCTCGTCGGACACGACCCCGGCGATGAGGTGGTCGCACTGCGCGGACGCGTGCCGCAGCAGGTTGAGGTGGCCGATGTGGAACAGGTCGAAGGCGCCGGCCGCGTAGCCGACCCGGCCCGCGCCTCCTCGTCCGCTCCCGACCTCGACGGGGTCGAGGGCGAGGCCGGTGGCGGGGGTGGGGATGACGTCCACGGGTGTGGTCCTCTCGTCGGGGTGCTGCTCGGGGGTGGTCACGACAGGGCACCGGGCCGACGTCGGAGGCGGGGGAGGTCCTGGAGCGGCCGGGAACCACCCGCGTGGTCGACGAGGTCGGCGATGCTGAAGGAAGGGGCGGGTTCCTCGACGGGGTGACGGACGTCGTCGTCGAGCCAGGTGGCACGCACCAGGACGCGGCGCCACGGGGGCACACCGGTCAGCACGACGCCCACGGGCTGCACGTCCAGGCTGAGCAGCTCGGCGCTCAGGCTCCGGAGGGACTCCACGGTCGTGACCCCGGAGCGGACGACGAGCAGCACGCCGTCGACCTCGTCGGTCACGCTGCGCAACGCGAGCGGGTGGGAGTCGCTCGAGGCCTGGACGACCGAGACGTCGTAGTCCTCCCGGAGGGCGGCGAAGAACGCGTGGGTCCCGGAGCGCACCAGGTGCCGGGACGACGCCACCACACCGTCGGGCACCGGTACGCGGTCGTACCCGTTCCGATCGGCCTCGACCTCCTCGGGCACCGCGCCGACGGGCACCGTCGACGGGCGCGAGAGGGTGCGGGTGTCGAAGTCGGACTGGACGA
This genomic interval from Frigoribacterium sp. Leaf415 contains the following:
- a CDS encoding adenylyltransferase/cytidyltransferase family protein; translation: MDVIPTPATGLALDPVEVGSGRGGAGRVGYAAGAFDLFHIGHLNLLRHASAQCDHLIAGVVSDEMLRVTKGISPVVPLAERLEIVRHIDVVDGVHAETVPDKMDVWRELRFDVFFKGDDWRGTEKGLRLEREFGAVGVEVVYFPYTMSTSSTVLRRALRALSGAPAHGAEPVAVGDSVRLQG